The Lolium rigidum isolate FL_2022 chromosome 2, APGP_CSIRO_Lrig_0.1, whole genome shotgun sequence genomic interval TATATGAATATATGCCAATAAATTTTTAATTCTTTTCAATATTTAGCACATCGTTATATAGCTTTCCTTGCGCTCTATATAgcctgcctatagatttttggagcTTCTCAGATCGAAAGCCCTATAGGATATAGTCAGCTATTTTAAACCATGGTTTTTAGCAAAAAATAAATAATCAGATTTATTCACctttagctgatttttttttttttttgagaatcctTTAGCTGATGTTGGTTGCCCACAACCATGAGCGAGCGACAGGATTTATTTTGAGAGACGCCACTGGATTCCGCTCGCGAATACAGAGCGAAGACATGCTCGCGCATGTCCCATTCACGAGGGCAGAGAAACTGTTTCTTTTGCCTGACAatgctattttattttatttcagcAGGTCATCCAGTATTTGTCAAGTGTGAATCTGGGATTCGCGCACACGTGAGCTGAGTGACATACATACCTTCATCATGTCTTagttaatgaagataaagatggaACAGACTTGACCTGATTACTCTTGCCGTAATCACACAACGAGTCAATGATCAAAGACGTGAACCAAAACAACAACATTCGTGCCAGTTTTCCGAACAATGCCGTATAAcattaataattttttttttcatccaaCAAATGAAAGAATTTCATTTCACCGCCTCTACAGgcacacagagagagagagattagcgcGTGGAAAGGTCTCCACAGTACCGCAGCACCTATAACTACAGCATTAATGAAATCACCCGTATCTATCTACCCCAAGGTGGAGCAGGCGGAGGTGTCCGGGTCGACGAGCGCCGGGACGAGGTACTTCCGGCCGCGCGCGCCGTGGGCGTTGTAGCTGGCGCCGGTGGCGGGATCCACGAGCAGCTCGCCCGGGAACCCGGGGTACGCGCCCTTGCCGTAGACCCCCGCGCACGCGGTGGCGGCCTCGAGCGGCGCGTCCTTGGGGCCCTGGAAGAAGCCGTTGCCGAAGGGGTTGGTGACGGCGCCGACGAGCATGGACGCGAGCGACACCACCATACCATCGACCCCCACGTCGCCGTTGGGCGGGCCGAGGGGCGCTGTCTGCGGGCCGTACTGCGGCTGGTGGAAGGGCCAGGCGCACTGGCCGGGGCATTGAGTGGATGGGTTGCCGACCCAGACGTACGCGAAGCGGCCGGCGCGGGAGCGCGGGGAGGCGCCGTGGGAGCCGCAGCGGTTGGAGCAGAagccggcgacggcgacgtcgGCGGCCGTGAGGACGACGTTGATGGCGCGGCGCCGGCCCCCGCGGGCGGCGAGGGTGAGGAGGTCGGGTTCTTTTAGGTGCTTGCCGAGGGAGTATGACTGGTCCATGATGTGCGTGCCCATGGATAGGGTGGGGAACTGGGTCTTGGAGGTGGCGTAGTACTTGTGGGCGGTGCTGAACCAGGTGGCGACGGAGGGGGAGGGTTGTtgtggggtggtggtggtggtgggggagagGGAGGCGAGGAAGTCGGTGAGGGCGGCGCGCTGGGCGGCGGTGAAGTCGCCGTACCAGACGAGGTTGATGGCGATGCGGCCCGTGAGGAGCGCGCCCTTGTGGTACTCCATGGTCATCGGCGGGTCCTGCACCAGCgcggtcagccgcctcgttgccaGGCAGGTCTGCAGCAGCATTGCGAGGACGAGGAGCGACGCCGCGGTAGAAGAGAAGGTGGAAGCCATTGCTGGTGCTGTGGTGTGCCGGCGGGACTCTGTTTGTTGTCTTGGGTAGAGATGGATCTTGTGTGTTTGGGTTGTGGATTGGTGGTGGGGAGTGAGGTGGGGTTTTATAGAGGGGGAGACAGTGGAGCAAAGCAAAGGTGGTGGTGGTACCGATGAGCTGAGAGCGCGTGACGTACGAGTGAGGGATGGGAGTGGCCCAAAGTAAAGAGGGGTCCGAACGGTCACTGACAGCTGGATTTGGCGTGCTCCTGCTCGTTCCCAGCTGTAGCAAGCGAGCGAGTTACGCTTGTGCCCCTTGGCTTTGTCCCACGGGGACCGTGGCGTGGGCGTGCCCGCGCGCGAGAGGGCGGGGGCAGTGTGGAGATTGCGGAGGGGTGGGGTAAAGTGGGGGCTGCGGGAGTGGGTAAAAGCAGGGGTTGTCTTCTCGAGGCGTTTCAAACAACTAGCTCCTACGCTGCTCGGCTGGCTGGGCCGTTTGAGTTTGTTTTCGGTACGTTGGGGCGCCACTGCTTGATGGGCCCGGTGCCTGTAGGATGTATGGCAAACAGTCGTATGTGGAAGTACTGTGCGGAGGAGTACTTGGGTACTGCCGCACTACAGCGGCAGGTTGGCCGCACTCGCTACTGGCGCTAGCCTGGCACTTGGTTGAATGCGGCGCAGTGGTTGGCCAAGGATCGATGGAAGACAGCACCGTTGGGGCGGTGAAAAATCGGTCATGTGATTTTCGTCATCCCATTGCCGTGCAGACCAAGATGAACAAGCAATCGGCCATGCGATCTCCCAGCGCTGTGGGCAATGGCGTCGTCTCGTACGGCCGTACATTACTCAACTTTACAGATCTGCGTGTTAACCTGTGGGTGACAGCAGATAGTGAGTGGGCTGGGTAAGACGATCCAGTAAAGCTGATCGCTGCGTTAAGAGCGCCCTAGCTGCCAAACCCGTCATCGTAGATACACTCATTGCACTCTGTGTGTTTAGCATGGAGTTGCAGGCCCATCTAGTAGTGCTAGGGCCGAAGCGAGTGAGCGGAAGTGCAGGACCCACAGGCCGGCCCATGCCCATAGGCGCGATCCGCACGTTTTAATGCGCGATAGCGTCTGCCGGTCTGGCGGGTGCCATCCCGATCCCCATCCGACGTGTTCCGGCGCCACCTAGAGATCCGCGCACGGCTAGCCGCCAGCTGGTGCTGAGGAAGCGGCTAGGCGCTGGGCCCACTTTCCGCCTCACGACGCGCTCGTGATTTGGCTCATTGCTCTGCTCGTCCGCCAGTACTGCCTGACAGCCCGCCTGGAGCCAGCCGTGCCGCCGCGGGACACGCGTGCGCGCGTACGTGGCCAGCACCCAGCAAAGAGCTCGCTGTCATAGGACGTGATCGTGGGCGGCCGTGGGCCGTCGGATCTGCCCGGATGCGTGGAGGAAAATGGCCGATGACTGCATGATCGCACCGCCTTTTACGTGGGAAGTTATCATGCATGCCGACGGATTAGAGGCCCTTTCGATCGATCGAGAAATATACACCCGTCTCCATTCGCGATTAATTTCTTGATAAATATCAGGGTTTCATTCGCGTTTTGTCGTGCGTGTTCCGGTGAAGGCTACATGCAGGTGCGGCAGCAGCAGTGGTTCTCCGGTGCCTTTCATCATGCATGCGAATGATGAAACGCCAGCTGGAATGCCGACGAGACAACAGCCCAATGCGAATAGCTTTGGCATTTTCTGCTCCAGAAAGCCTTCTCTCATGGCTAGCCATCATATGCGACTATGTGGCTCAGAAATTCCACACACGAAATCGGCCATGCACGTACAGCATCTTTCCCCGCCCAGTAAGCTCCAGCTCAGAGGCGATGCGAATACGATCGGTGCTTCACTCGCCGATACGCCGTCGTACCGTCGTATCGCCGCTCATGGCGTTTGCGCGCGCTGTTCTTTCCCCGCCTCGGCACGATCTGGTTGGCACCTGCCCGCGTTTGTTCTTCAGAAAAGGGAAAAGAGATCACACGAACACCGAAACGGTTGTATACGTACAGGTACGACGGCCGAAAACTTATTCCAGCTTTCGCGAGCATTAAGTGGCCGTGATCTTCATATCTCCTACGTACAGTACTACAGTTTCGTTAGCAGCAACGCGTTATGCTAGCTAACGTCAAGTACTGACTGCCTGTTACTTTGTTATTAGGAGCAAGTGAGCAACGCGTTATGCTAGCTAACGTCAACGTAGTACAGGAGCATAGTGTTACATAGCTCACCCTGAAAACTGCTGCACTGTTTTACCGTGCCAAGTAAACCACGTAGTAGGACAGTCGTCATTAGTGTGCTTAATTAGCGGCAGGTATGAAATTATACCGGCCGGTCAGGAAGCAGGCCAGTAAATACAAAGTAATGATGCGTATAATGATGCCCATGATTACGCGCTGTACGTGCGTACGTCGGCCACGCATACGACACACAGTATAGCTACGTGGCCTTAACACGAGGACAGGGATAGGGCGCCCAGCCTGTCACCTTGTAGGACGTTTCATTAAACCGGCTGCGCCGTGTCTCGCGCGTGTCTCCATGTCCTTTAGTTTCTGCCACGATATTTATCTTCGTTCATGGACCCGCGCTGCACACGACTGTATCGGATTCGTGTAGAGAGTAAATAAAGTGGTACTAGGCTGAACCAGAGAGAATGGTGCGTGCGTGTATGCGCTGGAGtacaaaacatgtgttggatcgaGGGATGGTTTTGCCGTTGAATGTGAGTACGTACTCGTGCTGCAGGTTGTTTACTTGCTAGGAAACGGATAGGCATGGAGAGACACCGCATTCCACGGGCTTTGGAAGCTAGCGCTtcaattagtttttttttttttgaaggcagCGCTTCAATTAGTACTCAAGCCTAATTGAGTTGCTTTACAAATAGCTCGTCGATTGTCAATGCCTATCTTTAGACACTAATCCGGTGGCCAAGCTGCCATTGACATGGTGCAAAGGGGACATCCCGCAAACTTGCATAATAAACTCAAACACTCGTGCTAATGTCTAATTAAAAAGTACAATAGGTACTTTTAAAATACTTGTATATGAGTTTAGTCATGCTCGTAGCCTTGCCATAAGGGCGCTTCTAACTTTGTCCTAAATTTTTCTAaagaaatttaacaaattttcttAGAAACACTATCAACATTTAATGCACTAAACTAATAGTACCTCCGTTTCAACGAATAAGGCACACACACATTTTAAGATGAACTTTGActgaaaaattgagcaacaacatcttgatcatattataagtAATTAATATTGTTGGATTCATATTGAAGAAAAAATTTCTAACGGTGTTAATTTTATACGTATCGATTTGTAATTTTTTTCTATAAAGTTagtcaaataaaaataacttAGTAAAAAACACTTATTTATAGTCGGAGGTGATCCATTTTGTAAGGTTGATGTCGTAAGACGTAAAAGCCACCCCCGCAAAAAGAATAAAAGGTGGAACAACCAAGGACTTGGCAGCACCGATAGTGGCGTGCAAGGGCGGACCTAAGTATATGCGAGTTCAATGGAATTAATTTGTTCATTTTTACAATAAACATATTCAAATCATGCAAAATTATACAAGAAGTACTCCGATTCAAACCGCTTGTCCCCTCTCAAATTTTTGTCTAGGTTCGCCTCGTTGTGAGATTTAAAAAATAAGATATCGCGCTAGTGATGGGTTAGGTTTGGAGGTTCTCTATCAGGGCAGGGTTGTTTAAGGAGCCACAAAGAGGTTAGATGGAAGTAGACATGGGCACTTTGTCATGGATGGCTGGTGCGTGCTTTGCAATAGCCCGACAAAATGGCACACTCATGCCCATCTCGAGGCAAAAAATCTCCATATTTTCATTTTAGACTATTAGTCTATTCATTTTTAAACAATATTACTCCAGCAACAAGATTTAATGGTTAAATATTTGAGGCTATTTTCAGCTTTCAGAGACTTTGGTCGGAAAATTGGAGCCCAATCCAGCCTGGATACCGGGCTCGTCGAGTCTGGTTACCTAATGGTGGATCCAGAAACTTGTGGAAGCCAAGGTGAACAAGCTTAAAATGCTAATTTCATAGAGAATTTTTTTGTTGCACGAATCCATTAAATGCAAGTGTTGCCGTACCGGAAAGTCTGGGTGGACACTCCGGCTGAAGTGACAATATATCCGCGCTTCAGGCTACCATGCCTAGATTTAAATGGAAGGCTTTACCCTTGTGACAACAATCACCACACATGATGAGGAACACAAATGCGGCAACTTGAATGGAGAAGCAAGGTCTAATCGAGGAGGCTAATGTTTGGTGTGGCTACATAAAGACTAAGAAATTTGAGTAATGCAGGAAGAAAGAAGTTGAGCCATTTGATTAAATCCAACGACTCATGGGATGCCTAATAAAACCCAATGTGCATGGGCAACCATAAAGGCCTACAATCCACTGCTGCGGTTAAGTGGCGGTTAAAAGCCGAGAATAACTATGATGTGGAAAGTGCACACACTACAGTTGTGGTAGCTTGGTGTGTTGCTTTCTACCATGCGTTCGAACATGCGGTTAAACATGATCGAAACATGTTTTGTTTAATATATTCAAAACTGACCATATCACATCAACACCGGCCCCACTACAATAAGATTTTTAACTCTACCAGAATAATTTTCAATTCATCCACTGATATCTTAAAATTTATTGGAAAAATCCATCGAACTAGTTGCACATATTTACCAAGCTTAAATTCAGCAACTAAATTATCTATAGTTTCCATCTAGCTTAAACATCTCTACCTTTGCGGGCTCTCTTAAATAGAACATATTTAGTTAAGATACTTTTATTAGCAACTAAgcatattttttgatttttcattGGTATCTTAAGCCACCACATGGCAATCTAACTTTTTAAGTTTAAGGGTCAAATACATTGATGTACCAGAAGTATTCTTTTGTCACGAGCCATCTACATGCATCATCTTTTTTTAGAACTTCGGAAGGGGTTTCCCCTACCTTAAAACTTTATATAAGGGAGCTAAGTAGCTCAACGTTTTACATGCAAGAGGTTATAGGGAGGGAAAACGAATAGAGAAAAAGCAAAAACATAGAGGAGGGAATTTTATACTATCCAGTCTGCAAGCCAATGATGGATAGAGGCCTTCTCCTCATGTCTGGCTCTAAGAGCCCAAAGTTTGCAGGTGTCCATGCATTGTTTGGCCACTATGTGAACTGGGATTTGCACATCATCAAAAACTTTCCTGTTTCTTGCCAATCAAGTGCTCCACAAATAAGTAGCTGCAATGACTAAATTCCAGGCATTCTTTTTCTGAACCGGGCATCTCTCCCTTGGGGTGGCATAGATATTTGTATGCTTCTCACAACTGGTTAAGTTAATCCCTAAAAGCGCAAGGATTTGAACTGTTCTAACATAATTCAGAGCAACATGTTTTGCAGTCTCCTTTTCCTTGCAGCCAAAGGGACATCTCTCGTCATCCACAATTTTCTGACGGAGTAATACAACTCTCAGTTTGATCCTTCCCTTAATCAGCAGCCAAGCAAAAAATTTACTTTTTTTCGTGTTGCACATCCCCATATCGATTCTGCACTTTCTTGCATGATACCGCCCCAGTTCATGATGTTGTACAAGTTGCTAACTGAGAAAGAGTCTGTTTTGTCAAATCACCGGCCCCTCTTATCACCTTTTGAGTTTTGCAGATTACAGGTGCCCAAGAACCGAATCAGAGTTTCCTTTTCCTGGTTGGCTCGTTCAGAAATGATATGGTTAAGAGGGATAGTCCAAGCTCCGTCCCTCCAGCAGTTCGCAACTGAGATATTTGGAAGGTGGAAGCTGGAAGCAAAGAGGACCATCAGTCTCTTTCCATAATGAGGTACTAATCCCATTTCCCAGCTCAACACATGTACTGTTTCTATAGGTGTCAATCATCTCCCAAAGCTATTTCCAAGCTCTGGTTTGGGTCGTTGGCCTGTCTCCAAAATCCTTTCCTTGCaggttgatacgtcgcaaacgtatctataatttcttatgttccatgctacttttattacaatacttgaatgttttatacatactttacagcattattatacattttctggcactaacctattaacaagatgccgaagtgccagttgctgttttctgctgtttttggtttcagaaatcctagtaaggaaatattctcggaattggacgaaatcaacgcctaggggcctatttttacacgaagcttccagaagaccgaaagggagacgaagtggggccacgaggtggccagacaccaggg includes:
- the LOC124688338 gene encoding protein PHOSPHATE-INDUCED 1 homolog, encoding MASTFSSTAASLLVLAMLLQTCLATRRLTALVQDPPMTMEYHKGALLTGRIAINLVWYGDFTAAQRAALTDFLASLSPTTTTTPQQPSPSVATWFSTAHKYYATSKTQFPTLSMGTHIMDQSYSLGKHLKEPDLLTLAARGGRRRAINVVLTAADVAVAGFCSNRCGSHGASPRSRAGRFAYVWVGNPSTQCPGQCAWPFHQPQYGPQTAPLGPPNGDVGVDGMVVSLASMLVGAVTNPFGNGFFQGPKDAPLEAATACAGVYGKGAYPGFPGELLVDPATGASYNAHGARGRKYLVPALVDPDTSACSTLG